The segment CAGCGGAACGGCCGGCGTTCGCCCGCGCTTCATTCAGATGATTCGCGAGTTGATTGAAGAGCGACTCGATTCGAGCCAACCGAAACTGGCCGTCGGAACGATGGCCCCCTCGCACGACTTTTGTCCCGCCGATTGCTGCTTGTACACGCCGCAGCGGCCACGTCCCGGTTAACGCAACCCCAGGGTGACGCAACATGGAACGCCGTCAAATCGCCGACACTTCGCTGTACGTCTCGCCCGTCGCGCTCGGTTGCTGGCCCCTGACCGGCATGACCAGCCCCGGCGTTACCGAAGCGGACAGTCGCGCCACCGTCGCCGCGGCGCTCGACCTGGGGATCAACTTCTTCGACACAGCCTTCGCCTACGGCGCCGCCGGCGAAAGCGAACGCTACATCGCCGAAGTGATTGCTGAGCGTCGCGACGAATACGTCATCGCCACCAAGGCCGGGCTTCACTGGAAAGACGGCAAACAGCAGCGCGACGCTCGCCCCGACACGATCCGCCGCGAAGTCGCAGAGTCGCTACGCCGTCTGAAGTCCGACCGAGTCGAGATCCTCTATCTGCACGCCCCGGACCGAAGCACGCCGATCGAAGAAACCGCCGCCACGTTTCGTCATCTGCAAGAGCAAGGCGCGGCGATCGCCATCGGGGTGTCGAATCTTACGCTGAGCGAAACGATCGAGTTTCACCAGGTCTGCCCGATTCAGATCATTCAGCCCCCGTACAACATGCTGTTTCGTGGGGCCGAAGTCGACCTGATTCCGTGGTGTCGCGAAAACAACGTCGCGGTCGCTTGTTATTGGCCGCTGATGAAGGGCCTGCTCGCCGGCAAAATGACGCTCGATCAAAAGTTCGAATCGTTCGACAGCCGCCCGAAGTATCCATGTTTTCGGGGCGAAGAGTACGCCAAGAACCTGGAACTGGTCGAAAAGCTGCGGGCCATGGCCGAACGGATCGGCAAGACCGTTTCGCAGCTCGTCATTCGTTGGACGATCGATCAGCCGGGCGTCACCGCAGCCCTGTGCGGAGCCAAACGGGTCGATCAGCTAGAAGAGAACGCGGGCGCACTCGACTGGGAATTGTCGTTGGCCGAAGAAGCGGAAATCGCACTCCTCTTGCGCGACCGCGGCATGCCGTACGTCGTCGCCACCGAATAGCGAGTCACGCGGATGAAACGGATCCTGGTCACCGGCTTTGAGCCCTTCGGCGAACTCGCCACCAACTGCACCGAGCTGGCGCTGCGCGAGTTGACGCTGGCCGATCTGGCGCCTGACTTCGAAGTAGAACAAATCATCCTACCCGTCGACTACGCCGCCGCCGGTGCCCAACTCGCCGATCTCTATCGCGAAAAGTCGTACGCCGCGACGCTCCACTTCGGCCAGTCCGGCAAGGCACGTCAGGCCGAGTTCGAGATGTTCGCGATCAATTGGAAACATGTCGGCGCCGCCGAACCCGGCCCGCTCGACCAGGCCGGTCCACATGCGTTTCGCACCGGTCTCGATCATCCGAGTTGGCTCGACGCAATGCGTGCGGCCGACGTCCAAGGGGAACTCAGCTTTCACGCCGGCACCTATCTCTGCAACGCGGTTTACTACTGGAGCCTGCAGCAGAGCGAGCAGATCGGCAATCCTGGCCACGCTCTCTTTGTGCATGTTCCCTTGGCGGCCGAACAGGGTCCGCTCGCCTCAGGCGAATGGCCGGTCGCGCGGATTCAGACGATGATGGCGGCGACGTTCGTTTGGTTGGCGGATCAGGTCGCGTAGCGGTATAGGCGTAGGGCAGGCCGTGCCTGCCGATGTTTCGCACCAGAATCTTATGGGTGCCCCCCCAAAAAAATTTATGTATTCGCGAGTTCCGCCATGTATTGCCGGAAGTTGGTCAGCCATTCACCTCCCACGAAGACCCGGCGCAAACGTGATGTCGAAGTAAAAAAGCTACAAGAATTGACGCCAATCCGCCCGCCCCCTAAAATAACTATCCCCTCAAAATGTACCTGTTCGACTACGCGGAGGCACCATCTCGCATCAAGTCGCCGAGCAACGACTTCAATCAATGAGACATACAAAGGCGAGCCAGACAGTTCCTAACGGAGTGCGTGATTATGAAGATGCATGCGTTTCAGATTTGCTGTCTTACGGGTTTTATCTCAGCATTTACGTGCGTACTTTCCTATGGTCAAGAAGCGCCGCCGATACCGTTGGTCGCCCATAGGGACGCTAACGGAATCGCAATTGAATATCGCCTTGGCGTCCAAGGTGAGTTCAGCCAAGCAGGAGGATTGAAAATAAGTTGGGTCGATGATAACGGGCCATGTCAATGGATGAGGGCTGAGCAGGGAAACGGGTACTCAGCGCTTCAGGTGGGCGACACCATTCTGAGTGTCGACGATACCATCCTTAGGACTCTTGATCAGACGCGGAAGTTGGTTACTCAGGGAGCAATCGACAACTCTGGAACAGTTCGCGTTACCGTGGTGGACGAAACGACGAAACGTCGTTCTCGATATATTGTTTCCCCTACTCGGCTGAAGTTCTTACCCGAAGCCAAAAGAAAGATACCTGAAAACATTCGCGCTAGCGGCGTGCGCATGATAATTGTAGGACAATCGTCCGATCCGGACATTGGTGTCGCGGTCGAGACAAGCGTCGGCAAACTGATCTCTCTTCTGGAATTTGATCGCAACAGGATCGTAAATCGCGACTTAATGCCGTTTGGAGAATCCGTCGCCCTACCAGAACTAAAGGAAATTGCGTTGCTTACAGGCGACCAGGCCGCCGCAGGGACGATTGTTCAGACTATTCGAAATATGAACGTCCAGCCCACCGAAGCATTTGTATTTTTCTATTTTGGTCATGGCGCTTTTAGGCCGAATGCTCAGCCGGACGACCCGTCTGGTGGTCATTATTTCGCAATGCGTAACACCACGGGTTCGGACCTGCCCAGAACAGTGGTAGCGAAGGAAATATGGAAAAAGGGCGCAAGACTTTCGGTACTGATTTCGGACTCATGCAACGTCGAGGCTCCAATCGTATCACCTTACTATCCGCCGCAAGACTCATATTCGGGCGACAATTGGGCGCTCGGAAATCTTTTCCTCGACCATGCTGGAGGGATAGATATAAACAGCGCTTCACGAAATTCATTTGGCTGGGCCGACGACGGAACAGGCTTGTGGTTTACGCATGCATTCTGTCAAGTCGCCGACCCAACTAAATACGGCGACGCGGATTTTGTGGGATGGGGTACTTTTTTGATGCACGTCGCGAGCGTTTCCGACGCATATTTTCAAGAGAGGAAAAGGGGCGCTCCTAACAATCAAGCATTAAGCGAGCAAGAAAACTTACTGCCTGAAGCGTTCAATATCAGCTTGATCCGCACCGATGGCAAAAACTATTAATAATCCCCTACGAGCCATGACCGGGCAACACGCCGTGAAACTGGCGAACATCAAGTAGGTCAGAGAGAGCACTTTTCACATGGCGAATACTTGGAGGAGCGATCGAGAAAGCCGGGGGCGTTTGCCTGAAAACGCGTCGTTGCTCGGCATACGAGTGATAAATGCTCAGTCAACTTGGTTCCACGCATTCGCGAGAGATCGCAGGCGGTATCCAGTCCTACGGTTACTTGCGAACGCATTCCCTCGCTTGCGCTGCGGGCTAGTGTCGGAATAAAAAAAACGCCGCTTGGGTGAGCGGCGTTTTTTTGTTTCGCTTTTTGCGAAGTTCGTCGCTTAGACCTGGAACTGCGAGACCAGCGATTGCAGCTTGCTCGAAATTCCGGCGAGTTGATCGCTTGAGTTTTTCGTCTTTCCAGCGTCTTCCGACACCTTCTGGGCGCCACGATCGACCGAGACGACGTTTCGCGAAATCTCTTCGCCGGCGAGGGCCGACTCTTCCACCGCTTTCGAGACCTGGCGAGCGGCCGAGCTCGACTGGGCGACGTTGTTGGCGATCTCTTTCGTCGCGACCGATTGCTCTTCGATCGCGGCGGCGATCCCTCGCGAAATTTCGCTCAAATTATTGACCACACTGCGAATCGACTCGATCGATTCGACCGAGCCGAACGACGCTTGCTGCATTCCTTTGACGCGAGCGCGGATATCTTCGGTGGCGCCGGCCGTTTGACGGGCCAGTTGCTTCACTTCTTCGGCGACCACGGCGAATCCCTTTCCGGCTTCGCCGGCGCGGGCCGCTTCGATCGTCGCGTTCAAAGCAAGCAGGTTCGTCTGTTCGGCGATGCCTTGAATCAGTTCGACCACCTTGCCGATTTCGTTGGCCGCATCTCCCAACTGTCCAAGTTGGCGACGGCTTCCCTCGGCCAACTGGTTCGCTTCGCTGGCGACCAGATTGGCCTGTTCGGTATTGCGAGCAATTTCGTTGACGCTGATCGACATCTCTTCGACGGCGCTGGCGACGGTATCCATATTGGCCGACATTTGCGTCGCCGACGCCGCGATCGCCCGCATATTGGCCGACATCTCCTCCGAAGCTCCGGCGGCGGAAGTCGATTGCGTTTTCGTATCGTTGGAGACCGACGCCATGCTGGCGGCGGTGTCGTTCATCTCGGTGGCCGAGCGAGCGATCTCCTGGGCGTTGGCCGCCAAATCGGTCATCGCCGCTTGCAAACGCTTCACGACCGTATTCAGCGAGTTGGTCATCGCGCCGATTTCGTCCTCGGTTTCGACCTTCAGCTGCTGCCGCAGATCTCCCTGGGCGACCAGATTCAAAACGCCCATCACTTTGCGAATCGGCAAAATGATCGAACGGCTAAGCAAGATCGAGATCACGACGCCGATCACTAGCGCCACGCCGCTGACGACGCCGACCATGACGAGCGTCGCCTGATTGGAGGCCTGCAGTTGCGGTCCCAGCTCGTCCTGTTCGTCCGTGATGGCGTTCTTCAGCGCGGCGGCTTTCATCGCGACGCTCGGCCCGATGACGTCCAAACGGCCGGTCATCAATTGACGTTCCGTTTGCAGCGCTTCGGCCATCGACGCATAGGCCGTTGCGTACGACTCTTGCGACTGCCGGGTCTTCGCCAACAGTTCGCGGCGGTGCGGATTTTGCAAGTCGGCGTCGAGCTTGGCCAACTCGCCGTCCATCTTGGTCAGGTATTGGTTCGTTTTTTCCTGATGTTCGATTTGCGCAGAATCGAGATACTTATAGACGCTCAGACGAACGCCCATCAGCGTATCCAGAACGGCGCCGGCCGCGGCGGCCGCTTCGGCGTCTCCGTCCGCTTGGGACGAGTTCATGATCTCGACCAGGCAGGTCGACATCTGCGGCCCCTGCACGTCGAGCACGTCGCGCTGCTGGGCGTCGCGCAGACGACGATTGGCGACTACTTGCGTGAACGACTCGTCATATTCGCCGACCAAGGTTTCGATCTCATCGACGATCGCCCGACGCTC is part of the Blastopirellula sediminis genome and harbors:
- a CDS encoding pyroglutamyl-peptidase I family protein translates to MKRILVTGFEPFGELATNCTELALRELTLADLAPDFEVEQIILPVDYAAAGAQLADLYREKSYAATLHFGQSGKARQAEFEMFAINWKHVGAAEPGPLDQAGPHAFRTGLDHPSWLDAMRAADVQGELSFHAGTYLCNAVYYWSLQQSEQIGNPGHALFVHVPLAAEQGPLASGEWPVARIQTMMAATFVWLADQVA
- a CDS encoding aldo/keto reductase; translated protein: MERRQIADTSLYVSPVALGCWPLTGMTSPGVTEADSRATVAAALDLGINFFDTAFAYGAAGESERYIAEVIAERRDEYVIATKAGLHWKDGKQQRDARPDTIRREVAESLRRLKSDRVEILYLHAPDRSTPIEETAATFRHLQEQGAAIAIGVSNLTLSETIEFHQVCPIQIIQPPYNMLFRGAEVDLIPWCRENNVAVACYWPLMKGLLAGKMTLDQKFESFDSRPKYPCFRGEEYAKNLELVEKLRAMAERIGKTVSQLVIRWTIDQPGVTAALCGAKRVDQLEENAGALDWELSLAEEAEIALLLRDRGMPYVVATE
- a CDS encoding PDZ domain-containing protein is translated as MKMHAFQICCLTGFISAFTCVLSYGQEAPPIPLVAHRDANGIAIEYRLGVQGEFSQAGGLKISWVDDNGPCQWMRAEQGNGYSALQVGDTILSVDDTILRTLDQTRKLVTQGAIDNSGTVRVTVVDETTKRRSRYIVSPTRLKFLPEAKRKIPENIRASGVRMIIVGQSSDPDIGVAVETSVGKLISLLEFDRNRIVNRDLMPFGESVALPELKEIALLTGDQAAAGTIVQTIRNMNVQPTEAFVFFYFGHGAFRPNAQPDDPSGGHYFAMRNTTGSDLPRTVVAKEIWKKGARLSVLISDSCNVEAPIVSPYYPPQDSYSGDNWALGNLFLDHAGGIDINSASRNSFGWADDGTGLWFTHAFCQVADPTKYGDADFVGWGTFLMHVASVSDAYFQERKRGAPNNQALSEQENLLPEAFNISLIRTDGKNY
- a CDS encoding methyl-accepting chemotaxis protein, translating into MLNRLSLTKRTILGFASVLLLMLIAAGVAWNGLSNATTGFVRYRQLARDSNFCSNLQDCMMMARFAAKNFDIYSRDGDIEKFNARSREITGLLEEAKSRIDLPERRAIVDEIETLVGEYDESFTQVVANRRLRDAQQRDVLDVQGPQMSTCLVEIMNSSQADGDAEAAAAAGAVLDTLMGVRLSVYKYLDSAQIEHQEKTNQYLTKMDGELAKLDADLQNPHRRELLAKTRQSQESYATAYASMAEALQTERQLMTGRLDVIGPSVAMKAAALKNAITDEQDELGPQLQASNQATLVMVGVVSGVALVIGVVISILLSRSIILPIRKVMGVLNLVAQGDLRQQLKVETEDEIGAMTNSLNTVVKRLQAAMTDLAANAQEIARSATEMNDTAASMASVSNDTKTQSTSAAGASEEMSANMRAIAASATQMSANMDTVASAVEEMSISVNEIARNTEQANLVASEANQLAEGSRRQLGQLGDAANEIGKVVELIQGIAEQTNLLALNATIEAARAGEAGKGFAVVAEEVKQLARQTAGATEDIRARVKGMQQASFGSVESIESIRSVVNNLSEISRGIAAAIEEQSVATKEIANNVAQSSSAARQVSKAVEESALAGEEISRNVVSVDRGAQKVSEDAGKTKNSSDQLAGISSKLQSLVSQFQV